The Mesorhizobium sp. B1-1-8 genome contains a region encoding:
- a CDS encoding MotA/TolQ/ExbB proton channel family protein, which translates to MAFLRSFGRRSDVLVYDPHKLSSPQVFLLTMVIFLIIVAFIAAILTRQISTAFSSNPGLNGLIIGVLVVGILLAFTQVGRLFREVRWVNSFRAGSETTEPVLLAPMKAMIGRSSTMAFSTSSMRTMLDSIATRLDESRDTSRYLVGLLVFLGLLGTFWGLLNTIASIRETIEALDPGTGDAAAVLDALKQGLSAPLAGMGTAFSSSLFGLSGSLVLGFLDLQAGRAQTRFYTELENWLSSVTDLSSDIVVSDQARAAEPSEEIRLLSERLRSLQENGGGSNPRVATAMANLADGISGLVKNMRSEQQIMRDWVEAQSDEQKAMRNTLEKIADALKKQGVH; encoded by the coding sequence ATGGCTTTTCTCAGATCCTTCGGCAGGCGATCGGACGTCCTGGTCTACGATCCGCACAAGCTGTCGAGCCCGCAGGTCTTCCTGCTCACCATGGTGATCTTCCTGATCATCGTCGCGTTCATCGCCGCCATCCTGACCCGCCAGATCTCGACCGCCTTCTCGAGCAATCCCGGCCTCAACGGGCTGATCATCGGCGTGCTCGTGGTCGGCATTCTGCTCGCCTTCACCCAGGTCGGACGGCTGTTCCGCGAGGTGCGCTGGGTCAACTCCTTCCGCGCCGGCTCCGAAACCACCGAGCCGGTGCTGCTGGCGCCGATGAAGGCGATGATCGGCCGCTCCTCGACCATGGCGTTCTCGACCTCTTCGATGCGCACAATGCTCGATTCCATCGCCACCCGGCTCGACGAAAGCCGCGACACCTCGCGCTATCTGGTCGGGCTGCTGGTCTTCCTCGGCTTGCTCGGCACCTTCTGGGGCCTGCTCAACACCATCGCCTCGATCCGCGAGACCATCGAGGCGCTCGATCCCGGCACCGGCGACGCCGCCGCGGTGCTCGATGCGTTGAAGCAGGGTCTGTCGGCGCCGCTAGCCGGCATGGGCACCGCCTTCTCGTCCTCGCTGTTCGGTCTTTCCGGCTCGCTGGTGCTCGGCTTCCTCGACCTGCAGGCCGGCCGCGCCCAGACCCGTTTCTACACCGAGCTCGAAAACTGGCTCTCCTCGGTCACCGATCTCTCCTCCGACATCGTCGTCTCAGACCAGGCCCGGGCGGCCGAGCCGTCCGAGGAAATCCGTCTTTTGTCGGAGCGGCTGCGCAGCCTGCAGGAGAATGGCGGCGGCTCCAACCCGCGCGTCGCCACCGCCATGGCCAACCTTGCCGACGGCATTTCCGGCCTGGTCAAGAACATGCGCTCCGAACAGCAGATCATGCGCGACTGGGTCGAGGCTCAGTCCGACGAGCAGAAGGCGATGCGCAACACACTCGAGAAGATCGCCGACGCCTTGAAGAAGCAAGGGGTCCACTGA
- the efp gene encoding elongation factor P: MAKINGNEIRPGYVIEHDGGLWVAVKTNTVKPGKGGAYNQVELKNLINGTKLNERFRSAETVEQIRLDLKDFSFLYEQGEALVFMDTESYEQLELAKDFVGDRAAFLQDGMMVTVQLYEERPIGISLPDYVTLTITEADPVVKGQTAASSYKPAVLENGIRVLVPPFIGAGERIIVDTNEITYVRRAD; this comes from the coding sequence ATGGCCAAGATCAATGGCAACGAAATCCGTCCCGGCTACGTCATCGAGCATGATGGCGGCCTGTGGGTGGCGGTCAAGACCAACACCGTCAAGCCCGGCAAGGGCGGCGCCTACAACCAGGTCGAATTGAAGAACCTGATCAACGGCACCAAGCTCAACGAACGCTTCCGTTCGGCCGAGACGGTCGAGCAGATCCGGCTTGATCTGAAGGATTTTTCCTTCCTCTACGAGCAGGGCGAGGCGCTGGTGTTTATGGACACCGAAAGCTACGAACAGCTCGAACTGGCGAAGGACTTCGTCGGCGACCGCGCCGCCTTCCTGCAGGACGGCATGATGGTGACAGTCCAGCTCTATGAGGAGCGGCCGATCGGCATTTCGCTGCCCGATTATGTGACGCTGACCATCACCGAGGCCGACCCGGTGGTGAAGGGCCAGACGGCCGCCTCCTCCTACAAGCCGGCGGTGCTGGAGAACGGCATCCGCGTCCTGGTGCCGCCCTTTATCGGCGCCGGCGAGCGCATCATCGTCGATACCAACGAAATCACCTACGTGCGCCGCGCCGACTGA
- a CDS encoding inositol monophosphatase family protein — protein sequence MARSALLNVMVQAAMKAGRSLSRDFGEVQNLQVSMKGPGDYVSQADRKAEEIIFTELSKARPGYAFLMEERGTVDGEDGQHRWIVDPLDGTTNFLHGIPIFSVSIALERQGQIVAGVVYNPAMDELYTAERGGGAFMNDRRLRVAGRIKLTDAVIGCGIPHLGRGQHGNFLIELRNVMAEVSGVRRLGSAALDLAYVAAGRMDGFWETSLSAWDIAAGILLVREAGGFVSDMDGGQDMLDNGGIVAGNETIQRALLKTIKKPLPPR from the coding sequence ATGGCACGCTCAGCCCTTCTCAATGTCATGGTCCAGGCCGCGATGAAGGCCGGCCGCTCGCTGTCGCGCGATTTCGGCGAAGTGCAGAACCTGCAGGTCTCGATGAAAGGTCCGGGCGACTATGTCAGCCAGGCCGACCGCAAGGCGGAGGAAATCATCTTCACCGAACTGTCCAAGGCGCGGCCCGGCTACGCCTTCCTGATGGAGGAGCGCGGCACGGTCGACGGCGAGGACGGCCAGCACCGCTGGATCGTCGACCCCCTCGACGGCACCACCAACTTCCTGCACGGCATCCCGATCTTTTCGGTGTCGATCGCGCTGGAGCGCCAGGGCCAGATCGTCGCCGGCGTCGTCTACAATCCAGCGATGGACGAGCTCTACACCGCCGAGCGCGGCGGCGGCGCCTTCATGAACGACCGTCGCCTGCGGGTCGCCGGCCGCATCAAGCTGACCGATGCCGTCATTGGCTGCGGCATCCCTCATCTCGGGCGCGGCCAGCACGGCAATTTCCTGATCGAATTGCGCAATGTCATGGCCGAGGTGTCGGGCGTTCGCCGCCTCGGCTCGGCTGCCCTCGACCTTGCCTATGTCGCGGCCGGACGCATGGATGGTTTCTGGGAGACCAGCCTGTCGGCCTGGGACATCGCTGCCGGCATTCTCCTGGTCCGCGAGGCCGGCGGTTTCGTCTCCGACATGGATGGCGGCCAGGACATGCTCGACAATGGCGGGATCGTCGCCGGCAACGAGACCATCCAGCGTGCGCTGCTGAAGACCATAAAGAAGCCGCTCCCGCCGCGCTGA
- the trhA gene encoding PAQR family membrane homeostasis protein TrhA: MNTARQEFEIPFIGRWHYSRAEMIADGIVHAVGIVLAIAAGSAFLALAAFHSGPGEYVAAVFYVVSLLTVLSVSLAYNLWPISWPAKWILRRFDHAAIYLLIAATYTPFLAQLHTSPLASPMIVVVWTAAAMGIAIKMFVPGRYDRLAVVFYLAIGWSGVVLAGPLVETLPTTSVVLIIAGGIVYSCGVIFFAWKGLRFHNAVWHGFVVTGAGLHLAAMVDCLVINRF, from the coding sequence ATGAACACCGCCCGGCAAGAGTTCGAAATCCCCTTCATAGGGCGTTGGCACTACTCGCGCGCCGAGATGATCGCCGATGGCATCGTGCATGCGGTGGGCATCGTGCTGGCGATCGCCGCCGGCTCCGCCTTCCTGGCGCTGGCGGCTTTCCATTCCGGTCCCGGCGAATATGTCGCCGCGGTCTTTTACGTGGTGTCGCTGCTCACCGTGCTGTCGGTGTCGCTGGCCTATAATCTGTGGCCGATATCGTGGCCGGCGAAATGGATCCTGCGCCGCTTCGATCATGCCGCGATCTACCTGCTGATCGCTGCCACCTACACCCCCTTCCTGGCCCAGCTCCACACTTCGCCGCTGGCCTCGCCGATGATCGTCGTGGTGTGGACCGCGGCCGCCATGGGCATCGCGATCAAGATGTTCGTGCCAGGCCGCTACGACCGGCTGGCGGTCGTCTTCTACCTCGCCATCGGCTGGAGCGGCGTCGTGCTCGCCGGACCGCTGGTCGAGACGTTGCCGACGACCTCGGTCGTGCTCATCATCGCCGGCGGCATCGTCTATTCCTGCGGCGTCATCTTCTTCGCCTGGAAAGGCCTGCGCTTCCACAATGCCGTCTGGCACGGTTTCGTCGTCACCGGCGCCGGCCTGCATCTGGCCGCTATGGTCGATTGCCTGGTCATCAACCGGTTCTGA